The Flavobacterium sp. 102 genomic interval GCAATTCGAGTTCTTTAGAGCTTTTGGCGAAATTATTATACAAAGCTTCATCTTTGGCTAATTTGCCTAAAGTTCCTTTTCCTGCTTCCATATCAGCCATGATTTTATCAACACTGGCTAATGTTTTCTCAAGGTTTTTAACTGTTTGTCCTATATTGGCTTTCGCCAAAGAATCAGACATGGTTTTTAAATTAGCGGATGTTTTGTCAAAATTGGATACCGTTGAAGCAATTTTAGTCTTGTTTTCTGCCAACATTTGATTCACACTGGTCGAAGCTTGTTTGAATTCAGCCAAAGTTGCATTTAGGTTTTCTAAACTGCTCCTTAAATTCTGTTTGGTTTTTTCATCCAATACTTGGTTTACGCTGACCAACATGGTGTTGGCGTTTTGCAACACTTTATCGAGTTTTTCTTTAATGGGTTTGATTTGATTCGAAACTTCCTCTGTCAAACCCAATTTGTTGGCCGACTTGAAAAAATCACCGGAAACGGCTATTTCTGAGGTTTCTGTATTGGGTAAAATAGCGATTTGTTTTC includes:
- a CDS encoding MlaD family protein, which produces MKITREIKTAILVIASILLFIWGYSFLKGRDLLSSYHKYYVKYSNVDGLATSSPVVINGLVVGKVNSIELQKDWTSLVELQINGDFKIPKNSVAELYSPGPIGGKQIAILPNTETSEIAVSGDFFKSANKLGLTEEVSNQIKPIKEKLDKVLQNANTMLVSVNQVLDEKTKQNLRSSLENLNATLAEFKQASTSVNQMLAENKTKIASTVSNFDKTSANLKTMSDSLAKANIGQTVKNLEKTLASVDKIMADMEAGKGTLGKLAKDEALYNNFAKSSKELELLLQDLRLNPTRYVNVSLFGKKNKPYKAPVNDTINKK